From Nerophis lumbriciformis linkage group LG39, RoL_Nlum_v2.1, whole genome shotgun sequence, one genomic window encodes:
- the LOC133577839 gene encoding uncharacterized protein translates to MRSLRVLPAAVAEGLVEESGRKRKRKFEAAELAVLVEQADSYADQLQQRDLSAAGKRAIWDAICEKVNAVSRTRRSAEDVKRRLQDYRRRTREKACLNNIDANHGGGEPAEEKPPSPVEEKVHVSFLDQPIVGIGGYESLEPNITDQDSSSYDRQSPPHCSNQLRSDASSSAEPRRRPPDYENIDQELLEQQKKLTDGLQAIAQEVRAASGAAQALRRDTQDIAAHTRQLVNAVSGLTVAVNALATVARSFGRSGPSTEQQEDTAAGEKSRNLRKRNAPTKEFVLKKRKK, encoded by the exons ATGAGGAGTTTGCGTGTGCTGCCGGCGGCTGTAGCGGAAGGCCTGGTGGAGGAGAGCGGCCGCAAACGGAAGAGGAAGTTCGAGGCCGCTGAGCTGGCCGTCCTGGTGGAGCAGGCGGATTCATACGCGGATCAGCTGCAGCAGAGAGACCTCAGCGCCGCCGGGAAACGAGCGATTTGGGACGCGATTTGCGAAAAAGTCAACGCTGTGAGCAGGACCAGGAGATCCGCGGAAGACGTCAAGAGGAGATTGCAAGATTATCGCCGGAGAACGCGAGAAAAGGCGTGCCTTAATAACATCGACGCAAATCATGGAGGAGGGGAGCCGGCGGAAGAGAAGCCGCCATCACCGGTAGAGGAAAAGGTTCACGTGTCTTTCCTGGATCAGCCCATTGTTGGGATCGGGGGATATGAGTCCTTGGAGCCGAACATCACAGACCAAG ACTCTTCATCGTATGACCGGCAATCCCCGCCGCACTGCTCCAATCAGCTCAGGTCCGACGCGTCTTCTTCAGCAGAGCCCCGACGGCGTCCACCTGATTACGAAAACATTGATCAGGAGTTGCTGGAGcagcaaaaaaaactaactgaTGGCTTGCAGGCCATCGCCCAGGAGGTGAGGGCTGCGTCCGGTGCGGCGCAGGCCCTCCGCCGGGACACGCAGGACATCGCCGCGCACACCAGGCAGCTGGTCAATGCCGTGTCCGGGTTGACGGTGGCGGTCAACGCCCTTGCAACAGTCGCAAGGTCCTTCGGTCGCAGTGGTCCTTCCACGGAGCAACAGGAGGACACTGCAGCAGGAGAGAAGTCACGCAACCTGCGAAAACGCAACGCCCCGACTAAAGAATTTGTactaaagaaaagaaagaaatag